In the genome of Diaphorobacter sp. HDW4A, the window CCAGTTCCGCCTTGAGCGTGCTCAGCTCGTCTTCCGCCTGAGCCGCCTGCGCCGCTTCGATCTCCTCGGGAGGCATGGTCGGATCGACAGGTTCAGTGGAGGGGTTGTACTTTTGTTCGGACATGTCGTTGTATTGTGAAATGAATGACAGTCCCCGGGAGTTGGGGGCGAACCCCGTATTTTCAATGGGGTTGATGGCCTGAAGGAAAGAGGGGTCCCTGATAACCCGGTTTCAAGGTGGGGCTGGACAGGAATCCAATTCGATACTAGAATGCTGAGTTCCCTTGCCACACCGCTTTGACTAGACGCGGCGGGTGGTTGCAACAAAGCAATCCATAAGGAGTTTGCATGCGTCACTACGAAATCATTCTGTTGATCCACCCGGATCAAAGCGAGCAGGTTCCCGCAATGCTCGAGCGCTACAAGAGCATGATCACCCAAGGCGGTGGTCAAGTTCATCGCGTGGAAGACTGGGGCCGCCGTCAACTGGCATACCTGATCAACAAGCTGGCTAAGGCGCACTACCTGTGCCTGAACATCGAAGCCGATCAGGCTGTGATGGCTGAACTGGAACACGCGTTCAAGTTCAACGACGCCGTTCTGCGTCACCTGACTGTTCAAAAGAAGAAGGCCGACACTGGCGCTTCTTCGATGATGAAGACTGTGGAACGCGAAGAAGCACGCAAGGCCAGCCAGGCCGAAGCCGCTGTTTCCAACGAGCGTTAATCAACCACAACGTTCATCCGACAGCCAGGAGGAGTGAAAAACCAGATTGTCTTGACGGCCTGCATCGCAGAGGTTCAATCCCTGCGCTACACGCCCGCCGGATTGCCCGCCCTTGACCTGCGACTCGAGCATGAGTCACAACAAAAGGAAGCCGGAGTCCAGCGTGATGTCAAGACAGCCATCAAGGCGGTGGCGTTCGGTGCGCTCGCAGAGCGACTCGCACGCCAAGCGTTGGGAAGTAGCTGGGAATTCAGCGGCTTTCTCGCTTCACCGCGCAATGGCAAAGGTGTGGTTTTTCACATCCAGGATATTCAACAGAATTAATTTTCAAGAGGCTCACAAATGGCCACGTTCAAGAAATTCAACAAGGACAAGCGTCCTAAGCGCAACACCCAGTCGCTGCTGTTCAAGCGCAAGCGCTTCTGCCGCTTCACAGTTGCTCACGTCGAAGAAATCGACTACAAGGATGTCGACACCCTGCGTGACTTCATCGCTGAAAACGGCAAGATCATTCCTGCACGTCTGACCGGCACCCGTGCCATTTATCAGCGTCAGCTCAACACAGCCATCAAGCGCGCTCGCTTCCTGGCCATGTTGCCTTACACCGACCAGCACAAGATCTAAGGAGCACGACTATGCAAATCATTCTGCTCGAAAAGGTTGTGAACCTGGGTAGCCTCGGCGAAATCGTCAAGGTCAAGGACGGCTACGCTCGCAACTTCCTGATCCCTACGGGTCAGGCACGCCGCGCTACTGCTGCGAACAAGGCTGAGTTCGAAGCCAAGCGCGTCGAACTGGAAAAGGCTGCTGCTGAGAAGCTGGCTACCGCTCAAGCTGCTGGCGAAAAGCTGGCTGGTCAAAACGTGAAGCTGACACAGAAGTCCGGCGTTGACGGTCGTCTGTTCGGTTCCGTGACCAACCACGACATCGCTGAAGAACTGGGCCGCATGGGCTTTGCAGTTTCCAAGGCGCAAGTGCGTATGCCTAACGGTCCTATCAAGACCGTGAGCGACAGCACCGTGAGCGTTGCACTGCACACCGATGTGGTTGTGGAAGTCAATGTGTCCGTCTACGGCGAACACGCTTAATTCGATTCTTTGAATTGAGTTTGAAGGCCGCCCCTTGGGGCGGCTTTTGTTTTTCTGGTTTTGGTTTGTTTGTACGAAGCCTTTGGCTTCGGTGGCTGGTCGTTTTGGGGTGCCAATACAGCCCCTCATGCGTGGTTGCGAAGCCTTGCCGTATGAACATACTGTCTGCGGCTTCGACGCCTGACTTGAGGGGCTGTCTTGGCATTGTGGTGCTTTTGTCCTGAGGCCCGTTGTGCTTCGCGGGCCCGCTGCTTGGGGAATGCCAGGTTGTGTGCTCATGAATTCCCGCGTGACAGGTTTGGCCTGAACCACTAGCATCGCCTGTTCGATTTCTGAAAGTGTTGTGATCCGATGTCTGCCGACGTGCCTGATTTTCCCGTCAACGACCCTGCGCTCTCCGTGGATCGCGAGGTGGCCAAGTTGCGCATTCCTCCGCATTCGGTGGAGGCCGAGTCGAGTGTGCTGGGCGGGTTGCTGCTGGACAACAACGCCTGGGATCGCGTGGGCGATCTGCTGGTGGATGGGGATTTCTACCGCAACGAGCACCGGCTGATCTTTTCGGCGATTGCCACGCTGGTCAATGGCAGCAAGCCGGCCGACGTGATCACGGTGTATGAGCAGTTGCAGAGCCTCGGCAAGTCCGAGGAAATCGGCGGGCTGTTGTATCTGAACACGCTCGCGCAGTATGTGCCGAGCGCGAGCAACATCCGGCGCTATGCGGAGATTGTGCGCGAGCGTTCGATTTTGCGCAAGCTGGTGACGGCGAGCGACGAGATTTCGACCAACGCCTTCAACCCGCTGGGCAAGCCGGTCAAGAACATTCTGGAAGAGGCCGAGCAGAAGATCTTTGCGATTGGCGAAGAAGGCTCGAAGATGAAGCAGGGTTTCCAGTCGCTGGGAACACTGGTGGTCGATCTGCTTGACGACATTCAGGAAAAGGCCGACAACCCAATGGATGTGACCGGCATCCCCACCGGGTTTGCCGATCTTGACCGCATGACCAGCGGCCTGCAGGCGGGCGACATGATCGTGCTCGCGGCGCGTCCCTCGATGGGCAAGACCTCGTTCGCGGTGAACATTGCCGAGCACGTGGCGCTCAACGAGGGGCTGCCTGTCGCCATCTTCTCGATGGAAATGGGGGCGGCCCAGCTGGCGGTGCGTATCGTCGGCTCCATCGGCCGGGTGAACCAAGGCAATCTGCGCACCGGAAAGCTGACCGACGAGGAATGGCCGCGCCTGACGGAAGCCATCGAACGTCTGCGCACCGTGTCATTGCACATCGACGAAACGCCAGGCCTGACGCCCATTGAGCTGCGTGCGAATGCGCGGCGTCTTGCGCGTCAGTGCGGCAAGTTGGGTCTGATCGTGGTCGACTACCTGCAGCTGATGAGCGGCTCGGGCTCGGCAAGTGCTGACAACCGAGCCACCGAACTCGGTGAAATCTCCCGGGGTTTGAAGATGCTGGCCAAGGAGTTGCAGTGCCCGGTGATTGCGCTGTCGCAGCTCAATCGATCGGTGGAGCAGCGCACCGACAAGCGCCCCATGATGTCCGATCTGCGCGAGTCGGGCGCCATCGAGCAGGATGCGGACATCATCATGTTCATCTACCGCGACGACTACTACAACAAGGATTCGAAAGAACCGAATGTGGCTGAGGTCATCATCGGCAAGCAGCGTAACGGCCCGACCGGCTCAGTGAAGCTGTTCTTCCAGAAGAACCAGACGCGCTTCGAGAATCTGGCGATGGGATCAGGCGACGAGTATTGAGTCGCGTCCATTTGAGTTTGCGAAATGGCAGGGGAACATGCTTGCATGAGTTCTGAAACCAACGTCGAAGAAGAGATTCCGCTGGCGCTGCAGATGCTGGCGACGTTGCTGGAGGCGCATGGCGTGGTGGGGCCACTCGTGCGCGGCTGGATTCTGCCTTTCGACCAACTGCCCTGCGTGACGGCTGACTGGCTTCGCCGTGATCATCTGATGGGCACGCTGGCCATCGTGGTCCATCTGGAAGATGGACGTGAAATCATCGAGGTCTTTCCAGGCATCGGCGAGGAAGATCGCGAAGCCATCGAATATGCTTTCGAATCATTTGCGACCGGTGCGCTGCACGAGCTGCTGGCGGCGATCTGGAATGTGCACGACGAGAGCGAAGACGGGGATGCTGATGCGGATGAACCCGAGCGCTGGTGCATCCACGGTCAGGATTACGAATTGTTTGAGGGACCATGGCAAGTGCGTGGTGAACGCTTGCGCTGCCCGGAACTCTGGGATCGTCTGAAGGCCGCCATCGAGGCACTGCCACTTGACGCAGATCTGCATTGGTTTCGTGTGTTCGTTGGCGGGCAGGCGGGTGACTTCTCGTTCGAGGCGCTCAAGGACAGCGAGACTTGGCCCGAAGGTCAGGCGCTGTTGCGTTCGCTCCACTGGGAGCACGACGAGGCATACGGCAGCATCCGCCATTTTCTGATGCTGCGAAAGTGCAGCGCGGCTGGCGCATCGCCCCAAGAAAAAAGCACTCTCCCGCATTGATCGCGGAGGAGTGCTTTGCGAGTGGAGTGAAACAGTGTGACGACTGAATTCAGGCTTCAAGTTTTTGAGGCGTTCATCACCAGATAGATCACCACGACCACTGACACTGTACCGAGCACGGCGCAGGCCCAGACGAGGCGCTGCGCACCCACGCGCAGGGCGCTCACGGTGGTCACCAACTGGGCGTTCTGCTCGGCCAGCTTCTCGATGATTTCCAGCGACTGGCGCTGTGACTGCTCCAGCGACTCGATGCGGCTTTGCAGATGCTGGACCTGCTGCAGCGCGAGTTCGCCGGAGGATGTAGGTGGCGAGAGCCGCTCTGCGGAAGCAGTGGCTGCAGCCACCTGTTCCTCGCGCCGCTCGTCAGCATCCTTCTTTTTGACCAATCCCTTGGCAGCCTTGATGACCTGAGGCGCGGCCTCGATGACCTCGCCCCAAGGCACCATCTTGAGCGCTGCAATCCACGGAATCGCCATGCCTTACAGCACCTCGCTCGCGAAGTCGGCCAAACGCGAACGCTCGCCGCGCGCCAAGGTGATGTGGCCGCTGTGAGGCCAGCCCTTGAACTTGTCGACGGCATAGGTCAGGCCGGATGAGCCTTCGGTCAGGTACGGCGTGTCGATCTGTGCAAGATTGCCCATGCAGATGATCTTGGTGCCGGGGCCCGCGCGGGTGATCAGGGTCTTCATCTGTTTGGGCGTTAAATTCTGCGCCTCGTCGATGATCACGTACTTGTTGAGGAACGTGCGACCGCGCATGAAATTCATGCTCTTGATCTTGATGCGGCTGCGGATCAGCTCGTTCGTGGCCTGACGGCCCCATTCGCCCGGATTGCCGCCGTCACCCTTGGCGAGGAACTCGAGGTTGTCGTCAAGTGCTCCCATCCATGGACCCATTTTTTCCTCTTCGGTGCCGGGCAGAAAGCCGATGTCTTCACCCACGCTCACGGTGGCGCGCGTCATGATGATCTCGGTATAGCGGCGCTCGTCGAGCACCTGTGTGAGACCTGCTGCCAATGCCATCAACGTCTTGCCGGTACCGGCCGTACCGGTCAGAGTGACGAAGTCGACTTCTGGATCCATGAGCAGATTCATCGCGAAGTTCTGCTCGCGGTTGCGGGTATTCACGCCCCATACGGCATTTTTCTGAGAGCCATAGTCCTTGAGCGTCTCCAGCACGGCAGTCTTGTCGCGAATTTCGGTGACGCGGGCGTACAGGCTAGGCTCGCCCGGAGCCTCGAAGTACACGAACTGGTTGATCATCATCTGTGCTACATGCGGGCTGGTGACCCGGTAGTAGGTGTGAACACCGCTTTGCCAGCTTTCGACGTTCTTGCCCGCCTTGGACCAGAAGTCCGCAGGCAGTGCGAGCACGCCGGAATAGAGCAGGTCGCCGTCTTCCAGCGTCTTGTCGTTCTGATAATCCTCTGCATCCAGACCCAGCGCGCGTGCCTTCACGCGCATGTTGATGTCCTTGGACACCAACACCACTTCGCGCGGGGCGTATTGGTGGCGCAAAGCCTCGACCACGCCCAGGATCTGGTTGTCGGCCTTGCCTTGGGGCAGGCTCGACGGCAGGGTGTAGTCGAGTGGCGAGGTCTGGAAGTAGAGCTTGCCGTTGGCGGCCTTCTGGCCGGTCGCATTCAGCTGCAGCCCGAGCGCGATGTCTTCTCCGTCAGCGGCGGCCAGAGCGTCCAGCGTACGGCTGACCTGACGACCGTTGCGGGCGACTTCGGTCATGCCCTTCTTGTGCGCATCCAGCTCCTCCAGCACGATCATTGGCAGGAAGATGTCGTGCTCTTCGAAGCGGAACAGGCTGGTTGGATCGTGGAGCAGTACATTCGTGTCGAGCACGAACATCTTCTTCGGGCCGGACTTGCGGTCGGTGCGTGCCTTGCCCTTGGCTGCGGCGGTGGCTTTGTTGGCCGAGGCGCTCGCTGGTTCGGCACGAGCCTGCATGGCGGGCGCTGCGACAACGGGGGGTGGAGTCGGCGCCGCAGGTGCCTTGAATGCGGGTGACTTGTTGAGTGTTGGTTTGGCAGGCGTCACAGGTGTTGCGGATGCGGCGGACGCTTTGGCGACCGGAGCAGCCTTCTTGCGGGTGCGCGGGGTGCTTGCCCGCGAAGCGGGTTCAAGCGCCGCAGCGCTGCCAATCAGATTTTCCGTCTCGCTGTCTGATTCGAGTGTGCTCGTTGCGGAGGCACTTTGGCGGAGGGCTTCGGGGGAGAGCAGCGCCGCGCGCTTGGTCGGTGCAGGTGGCAGGGGCATGGTGATTGAAAGCCTCGCTAACAAAGGAACTCAGTGAACTTCAGGAAAGCAAAAAGCCGCCAGGAAACCCGGGCGGCTTTCGAATTGAGAGTGCGCGTTGCTGAAAATCAATGGCATTGATCCATTATGCACACTCGCCGTGATGCTTTGACACAAGCGTGGGATTTCAAGCCGCTTTCTTGTCCTGCACCTTGATGGCCTTGACTGCCTTTAGCACGTCGTCCACATGGCCGGGCACCTTCAGACCGCGCCATTCCTGCAGCAGCAGGCCGTCAGGGCCAACAAGAAAGGTCGAGCGCTCGATGCCCTTGACCTTCTTGCCGTACATGATCTTGTTCTTGACCACGCCGAACATGTGGCACATCTTCTCTTCGGTATCCGCGATCAGCTCGAACGGCAGTTCCAGCTTTTCCTTGAAGTCGTCATGGGACTTCATGTTATCGCGGGATACGCCGAACACTGCTGCACCCGCTTTGACAAAATCTTTGTACTTGTCGCGGAATTGCATAGCTTCCGTGGTACAACCGGGCGTATTGTCCTTGGGGTAAAAGTACAGGATCAGAATCTGGCCCAAGTGCGAGGCGTTGGATACCTTGATTCCGCCAGTCGCGTTGGCCTCAAATTCGGGAAGGGGTTTGTTGACAACGATCGCCATGGCACTTCAATCTCTCTATGTAGTCGTTGAAAAGTCGGGAGCATTAAGTTTCTTATTGCTCTTGTGAAAAGTCCCCCGACGACAACCCATGATTTTACCCTGATTCGTTCATTTTTGCCAGCTATCAAAAATGCAATTTGATCGCGTTAATCTATTGCTTTTTTTCCAGTAGCAGCGCAGCTATTACGTGCCGGCCTTCGCCGGCCAGAATGTTGTACGTACGACAGGCTGCCTGCGTGTTCATGGACTCGACGCCAAGCCGTTTGGCCATGAGCGGAGCGAGCCATGCCGGAGTCGGAAAACGGTTTTTCTGACCGCTGCCGAAAATTACCACTTCCGCGCCAAGGTCGGCCAGCTGGGCGAAGTGTGCGGGCGTCAGGTCCTCGAAGCGTTCGCAGTTCCACTCGATGCGCTCGCCGCGCGATCCGATGATCAGGCTGTGCCTGAATTCTTCCCTGTCTATCGCCACCCAGTCCGGGCCGTAGCCGCTGATGGTCTGGACGTCAAAGCGGTCGGCATGCAGTTTCATTGGGGACTCTCACGATCGGATAGGCGCGCGATAGGCAAATAAAGGTTTTGCGAGACGCGGCGCTGGGGGAACTGTGCTTAAATTATAGGTTTCGCCGGGGTGCGGACGCACCCAGGTGCCATTTCAGCCATTATTTTTGCCATGAAACCCGTCCTTAAATCTGCCAAGTTAGCCAACGTCTGCTACGACATCCGCGGGCCGATCATGGACGCGGCGAAAAAAATGGAGGAAGACGGTCAGAAGATCATCAAGCTCAACATCGGCAATCTGGCGGTGTTCGGTTTTGATGCTCCCGAGGAAATCCAGCAGGACATGATTCGCAACCTGCCCACCTCGGCAGGCTACTCCGACAGCAAGGGCATCTTTGCCGCACGCAAGGCGGTGATGCATGAAACCCAGAAGCAGGGTATTACAGGCGTTACGCTGGATGACATCTATCTGGGTAACGGTGCGTCGGAGCTGATCAGCCTCGCGACCAATGCGCTGCTGGACGACGGCGATGAACTGCTGCTGCCCGCGCCGGACTATCCGCTGTGGACGGCGGTGACCAGCCTCTCTGGCGGCACGCCCGTGCACTACATGTGCGACGAGAGCAATGGCTGGATGCCCGACATCGAGGACATCCGCCGCAAGGTCACGCCCCGCACCAAGGGCATCGTGGTGATCAACCCGAACAACCCGACCGGCGCGCTCTACAGCACGCAACTGCTGCAGCAGATCGTTGAGATCGCGCGTGAACATGGCCTCGTGATATTCGCCGACGAGGTTTATGACAAGGTGCTCTACGACGACGCCAAGCACACGCCTCTCGGTAGCCTGTCACACGACGTGCTGACGCTGACCTTCAATTCGCTTTCGAAAGCCTATCGCAGCTGTGGCTATCGCGCGGGCTGGATGGTGGTTTCGGGCGACAAGAAAGCAGCCAAAGACTACATCGAGGGCCTGAATATGCTCTCCAACATGCGCCTGTGCGCCAATGTGCCCGGTCAGTGGGCGGTGCAGACGGCGCTCGGTGGCTACCAGAGCATCAATGACTTGATCTGCGAAGGCGGTCGTCTTCGCATTCAGCGCGATCTGGCCTGGGAATTGATCAACGCCATCCCCGGCGCCTCGTGCGTGAAGCCGCAGGGCGCGCTCTACATGTTCCCGCGTCTCGATCCCGAGGTCTATCCGATCAAGGATGATCAGGAGTTCTTCCTCGAGGTGCTGCAGGAAACCAAGGTCATGCTGGTGCAGGGCACGGGCTTCAACTGGCCACACCCGGACCATTTCCGCATCGTCTTTTTGCCGCATGAGGCGGATCTGCGTGCGGCCATCGGCCGACTGGCGACGTTTCTCGCGAAGTACCGCCAGCGTCACGGCACTGACAAGCCGCGCAGCGTGGCTGTGGCAACTGCCCCGGCCAAGGTAGCCAAGGGCGCCAAGGAACAGGCCGCCTGATTTTTCTTTTTTCCCTTTCTGCACGTGCACATGTTTGAGGCGCGCGTGCAGCCCTTTGATGACTGACTGAAAACTCGTATATGAAACCGATCCAGGTAGGCCTGTTGGGCATTGGCACTGTGGGTAGCGGCACGTTCACGGTGCTGCAACGCAATCAAGATGAGATTCGCCGCCGCGCGGGTCGTGGCATTGAGATTTCCATGGTGGCCGATCTGGACACGGCTCGCGCCAAGGCAGTCGTGGGCGATGCCGTCAAGGTGGTGGGCGATGCGCGCGAGATCATCGCCAATCCCGATATCGACGTGGTCGTTGAGTTGATCGGCGGCTATGGCATCGCGAAAGCATTGGTGCTCGAGGCGATTGCCGCAGGCAAGCATGTGGTCACCGCCAACAAGGCGCTGCTCGCCGTCCACGGCACGGAAATCTTCAAGGCGGCTGCCGAGAAGGGCGTGATCGTGGCTTACGAAGCGGCTGTGGCTGGTGGCATTCCGATCATCAAGGCGCTGCGCGAAGGTCTGACCGCCAACCAGATCCAGTGGGTCGCCGGCATCATCAACGGCACGACCAACTTCATCCTCTCCGAGATGCGCGACAAGGGCCTCGACTTCGACGTGGTGCTCAAGGAAGCCCAGCGTCTCGGTTACGCCGAGGCCGACCCGACCTTCGACATCGAAGGCGTGGACGCTGCGCATAAGGCCACGCTGATGAGCGCGATCGCGTTCGGCATCCCGGTGCAGTTCGACAAAGCCTATGTGGAAGGCATCACCAAGCTGTCGACGGCCGATATCAAGTACGCCGAGCAGTTGGGCTACCGCATCAAGCTGCTGGGCATCACCAAGCGTACCGACAAGGGCATCGAGCTGCGCGTGCACCCGTCGCTGATTCCGGCCAAGCGCCTGATCGCCAATGTCGAAGGCGCGATGAACGCCGTCGTCGTCAACGGTGATGCCGTGGGCACGACGCTGTACTACGGCAAGGGTGCAGGCTCCGAACCTACGGCTTCCGCCGTGGTGGCCGATCTGGTCGACATCGCGCGTCTGCACGACGCCGATCCCGCACACCGCGTGCCGCCGCTTGCGTTCCAGTCGAGCTCGCTGGCCGCCGCCGGTGGCGAACTCCCGGTGCTTCCGATGGCCGAG includes:
- the rpsF gene encoding 30S ribosomal protein S6 codes for the protein MRHYEIILLIHPDQSEQVPAMLERYKSMITQGGGQVHRVEDWGRRQLAYLINKLAKAHYLCLNIEADQAVMAELEHAFKFNDAVLRHLTVQKKKADTGASSMMKTVEREEARKASQAEAAVSNER
- the priB gene encoding primosomal replication protein N, whose translation is MKNQIVLTACIAEVQSLRYTPAGLPALDLRLEHESQQKEAGVQRDVKTAIKAVAFGALAERLARQALGSSWEFSGFLASPRNGKGVVFHIQDIQQN
- the rpsR gene encoding 30S ribosomal protein S18, whose translation is MATFKKFNKDKRPKRNTQSLLFKRKRFCRFTVAHVEEIDYKDVDTLRDFIAENGKIIPARLTGTRAIYQRQLNTAIKRARFLAMLPYTDQHKI
- the rplI gene encoding 50S ribosomal protein L9 codes for the protein MQIILLEKVVNLGSLGEIVKVKDGYARNFLIPTGQARRATAANKAEFEAKRVELEKAAAEKLATAQAAGEKLAGQNVKLTQKSGVDGRLFGSVTNHDIAEELGRMGFAVSKAQVRMPNGPIKTVSDSTVSVALHTDVVVEVNVSVYGEHA
- the dnaB gene encoding replicative DNA helicase; this encodes MSADVPDFPVNDPALSVDREVAKLRIPPHSVEAESSVLGGLLLDNNAWDRVGDLLVDGDFYRNEHRLIFSAIATLVNGSKPADVITVYEQLQSLGKSEEIGGLLYLNTLAQYVPSASNIRRYAEIVRERSILRKLVTASDEISTNAFNPLGKPVKNILEEAEQKIFAIGEEGSKMKQGFQSLGTLVVDLLDDIQEKADNPMDVTGIPTGFADLDRMTSGLQAGDMIVLAARPSMGKTSFAVNIAEHVALNEGLPVAIFSMEMGAAQLAVRIVGSIGRVNQGNLRTGKLTDEEWPRLTEAIERLRTVSLHIDETPGLTPIELRANARRLARQCGKLGLIVVDYLQLMSGSGSASADNRATELGEISRGLKMLAKELQCPVIALSQLNRSVEQRTDKRPMMSDLRESGAIEQDADIIMFIYRDDYYNKDSKEPNVAEVIIGKQRNGPTGSVKLFFQKNQTRFENLAMGSGDEY
- a CDS encoding DUF6348 family protein: MSSETNVEEEIPLALQMLATLLEAHGVVGPLVRGWILPFDQLPCVTADWLRRDHLMGTLAIVVHLEDGREIIEVFPGIGEEDREAIEYAFESFATGALHELLAAIWNVHDESEDGDADADEPERWCIHGQDYELFEGPWQVRGERLRCPELWDRLKAAIEALPLDADLHWFRVFVGGQAGDFSFEALKDSETWPEGQALLRSLHWEHDEAYGSIRHFLMLRKCSAAGASPQEKSTLPH
- a CDS encoding PhoH family protein gives rise to the protein MPLPPAPTKRAALLSPEALRQSASATSTLESDSETENLIGSAAALEPASRASTPRTRKKAAPVAKASAASATPVTPAKPTLNKSPAFKAPAAPTPPPVVAAPAMQARAEPASASANKATAAAKGKARTDRKSGPKKMFVLDTNVLLHDPTSLFRFEEHDIFLPMIVLEELDAHKKGMTEVARNGRQVSRTLDALAAADGEDIALGLQLNATGQKAANGKLYFQTSPLDYTLPSSLPQGKADNQILGVVEALRHQYAPREVVLVSKDINMRVKARALGLDAEDYQNDKTLEDGDLLYSGVLALPADFWSKAGKNVESWQSGVHTYYRVTSPHVAQMMINQFVYFEAPGEPSLYARVTEIRDKTAVLETLKDYGSQKNAVWGVNTRNREQNFAMNLLMDPEVDFVTLTGTAGTGKTLMALAAGLTQVLDERRYTEIIMTRATVSVGEDIGFLPGTEEEKMGPWMGALDDNLEFLAKGDGGNPGEWGRQATNELIRSRIKIKSMNFMRGRTFLNKYVIIDEAQNLTPKQMKTLITRAGPGTKIICMGNLAQIDTPYLTEGSSGLTYAVDKFKGWPHSGHITLARGERSRLADFASEVL
- a CDS encoding peroxiredoxin is translated as MAIVVNKPLPEFEANATGGIKVSNASHLGQILILYFYPKDNTPGCTTEAMQFRDKYKDFVKAGAAVFGVSRDNMKSHDDFKEKLELPFELIADTEEKMCHMFGVVKNKIMYGKKVKGIERSTFLVGPDGLLLQEWRGLKVPGHVDDVLKAVKAIKVQDKKAA
- a CDS encoding Mth938-like domain-containing protein → MKLHADRFDVQTISGYGPDWVAIDREEFRHSLIIGSRGERIEWNCERFEDLTPAHFAQLADLGAEVVIFGSGQKNRFPTPAWLAPLMAKRLGVESMNTQAACRTYNILAGEGRHVIAALLLEKKQ
- a CDS encoding pyridoxal phosphate-dependent aminotransferase, giving the protein MKPVLKSAKLANVCYDIRGPIMDAAKKMEEDGQKIIKLNIGNLAVFGFDAPEEIQQDMIRNLPTSAGYSDSKGIFAARKAVMHETQKQGITGVTLDDIYLGNGASELISLATNALLDDGDELLLPAPDYPLWTAVTSLSGGTPVHYMCDESNGWMPDIEDIRRKVTPRTKGIVVINPNNPTGALYSTQLLQQIVEIAREHGLVIFADEVYDKVLYDDAKHTPLGSLSHDVLTLTFNSLSKAYRSCGYRAGWMVVSGDKKAAKDYIEGLNMLSNMRLCANVPGQWAVQTALGGYQSINDLICEGGRLRIQRDLAWELINAIPGASCVKPQGALYMFPRLDPEVYPIKDDQEFFLEVLQETKVMLVQGTGFNWPHPDHFRIVFLPHEADLRAAIGRLATFLAKYRQRHGTDKPRSVAVATAPAKVAKGAKEQAA
- a CDS encoding homoserine dehydrogenase, giving the protein MKPIQVGLLGIGTVGSGTFTVLQRNQDEIRRRAGRGIEISMVADLDTARAKAVVGDAVKVVGDAREIIANPDIDVVVELIGGYGIAKALVLEAIAAGKHVVTANKALLAVHGTEIFKAAAEKGVIVAYEAAVAGGIPIIKALREGLTANQIQWVAGIINGTTNFILSEMRDKGLDFDVVLKEAQRLGYAEADPTFDIEGVDAAHKATLMSAIAFGIPVQFDKAYVEGITKLSTADIKYAEQLGYRIKLLGITKRTDKGIELRVHPSLIPAKRLIANVEGAMNAVVVNGDAVGTTLYYGKGAGSEPTASAVVADLVDIARLHDADPAHRVPPLAFQSSSLAAAGGELPVLPMAEVVTSYYLRIRVSDEAGVLAKITGILANAGISIDAVLQREADEVGGEGSTQTDLIILTHDTREGDMDRALAEIQGLPTVLAPINRIRKEELN